A window of Theropithecus gelada isolate Dixy chromosome 14, Tgel_1.0, whole genome shotgun sequence contains these coding sequences:
- the HSPB2 gene encoding heat shock protein beta-2 gives MVNMSVPAICLLPWVDLGLGEDSDIWAERPHSLKKRAERFIASFILCGSQNIKSRSALGIGCTVPATKEEKMRCGNVQTVCEGLSEASSCPRHHQLPLLSLFPTRTLSCPLRPPATAEECAGEGTRGPGGAGHTLVALRAPTPRPSPAEARHYFGWCRPRPHLLSSPGSPGSWRGRAAPVGAAPRTRAPAASAAMSGRSVPHAHPATAEYEFANPSRLGEQRFGEGLLPEEILTPTLYHGYYVRPRAAPAGEGSRAGASELRLSEGKFQAFLDVSHFTPDEVTVRTVDNLLEVSARHPQRLDRHGFVSREFCRTYVLPADVDPWRVRAALSHDGILNLEAPRGGRHLDTEVNEVYISLLPAPPDPEEEEEAAIVEP, from the exons ATGGTCAACATGTCAGTACCAGCCATCTGCCTCCTGCCCTGGGTTGACCTGGGTTTAGGAGAGGACTCCGACATCTGGGCAGAAAGACCCCACTCCctgaaaaaaagagcagaaagatTTATTGCATCTTTCATCCTATGTGGCTCTCAGAACATTAAATCCAGGAGTGCTTTAGGAATTGGGTGCACAGTGCCGGCCACCAAGGAGGAGAAAATGAGGTGTGGAAACGTGCAAACCGTTTGTGAGGGTCTCAGCGAGGCCTCTTCATGCCCCAGGCACCACCAGCTCCCCCTTCTCAGCTTGTTCCCAACCAGGACCCTCAGCTGTCCTCTCAGGCCCCCTGCGACAGCTGAAGAGTGTGCGGGGGAGGGGACTAGGGGTCCAGGCGGCGCTGGTCACACCCTCGTTGCTCTCAGGGCCCCcactccccgcccctcccccgcaGAGGCTCGGCACTATTTTGGGTGGTGTCGACCCCGCCCCCACCTCCTATCGAGCCCTGGCTCTCCGGGCAGCTGGAGGGGTCGCGCTGCGCCTGTTGGGGCTGCACCTCGGACCAGGGCTCCCGCTGCATCTGCAGCCATGTCGGGCCGCTCAGTGCCACATGCCCACCCAGCCACCGCTGAGTACGAATTTGCCAACCCAAGCCGCCTGGGTGAGCAGCGCTTCGGAGAAG GCCTCCTTCCAGAAGAGATCCTGACCCCCACACTCTACCATGGCTACTATGTCCGGCCTCGGGCCGCCCCAGCTGGGGAGGGCAGCAGGGCAGGGGCCTCCGAGCTTAGGCTCAGTGAGGGCAAGTTCCAGGCATTTCTGGATGTGAGCCACTTTACCCCAGACGAGGTGACTGTGAGGACTGTGGATAACCTGCTGGAGGTGTCTGCCCGGCACCCCCAGCGCCTGGACCGCCACGGCTTCGTGTCCCGAGAGTTCTGCCGCACCTATGTCCTGCCTGCTGATGTCGACCCCTGGCGGGTCCGAGCTGCTCTCTCCCATGATGGCATCTTAAACCTGGAAGCGCCTCGGGGTGGCCGACATTTGGACACAGAGGTCAATGAGGTCTACATCTCCCTGCTCCCTGCGCCTCCTGAtccagaggaagaggaggaggcagccaTAGTTGAGCCCTGA
- the CRYAB gene encoding alpha-crystallin B chain isoform X2: MRLEKDRFSVNLDVKHFSPEELKVKVLGDVIEVHGKHEERQDEHGFISREFHRKYRVPADVDPLTITSSLSSDGVLTVNGPRKQVSGPERTIPITREEKPAVTAAPKK, encoded by the exons ATGCGCCTGGAGAAGGACAGGTTCTCTGTCAACCTGGATGTGAAGCACTTCTCCCCAGAGGAACTCAAAGTTAAGGTGTTGGGAGATGTGATTGAGGTGCATGGCAAACATGAAGAGCGCCAG GATGAACATGGTTTCATCTCCAGGGAGTTCCACAGGAAATACCGGGTCCCAGCTGATGTGGACCCTCTCACCATTACTTCATCCCTGTCATCTGATGGGGTCCTCACTGTGAATGGACCAAGGAAACAGGTCTCTGGCCCTGAGCGCACCATTCCCATCACCCGTGAAGAGAAGCCTGCTGTCACCGCAGCCCCCAAGAAATAG
- the CRYAB gene encoding alpha-crystallin B chain isoform X1: MDIAIHHPWIRRPFFPFHSPSRLFDQFFGEHLLESDLFPTSTSLSPFYLRPPSFLRAPSWFDTGLSEMRLEKDRFSVNLDVKHFSPEELKVKVLGDVIEVHGKHEERQDEHGFISREFHRKYRVPADVDPLTITSSLSSDGVLTVNGPRKQVSGPERTIPITREEKPAVTAAPKK, encoded by the exons ATGGACATCGCCATCCACCACCCCTGGATCCGCcgccccttctttcctttccactCCCCCAGCCGCCTCTTTGACCAGTTCTTCGGAGAGCACCTGTTGGAGTCTGATCTTTTCCCGACGTCTACTTCCCTGAGCCCCTTCTACCTTCGGCCACCCTCCTTCCTGCGGGCACCCAGCTGGTTTGACACTGGACTCTCAGAG ATGCGCCTGGAGAAGGACAGGTTCTCTGTCAACCTGGATGTGAAGCACTTCTCCCCAGAGGAACTCAAAGTTAAGGTGTTGGGAGATGTGATTGAGGTGCATGGCAAACATGAAGAGCGCCAG GATGAACATGGTTTCATCTCCAGGGAGTTCCACAGGAAATACCGGGTCCCAGCTGATGTGGACCCTCTCACCATTACTTCATCCCTGTCATCTGATGGGGTCCTCACTGTGAATGGACCAAGGAAACAGGTCTCTGGCCCTGAGCGCACCATTCCCATCACCCGTGAAGAGAAGCCTGCTGTCACCGCAGCCCCCAAGAAATAG